A single genomic interval of Labrus bergylta chromosome 18, fLabBer1.1, whole genome shotgun sequence harbors:
- the LOC109992144 gene encoding alcohol dehydrogenase class-3 chain L isoform X2: METAGRVIRCRAAVAWKAGEPLVMEEVELAPPKGGEVRLKVVATGICHTDSYTLSGSDPEGVFPVVLGHEGAGIVESVGEGVTKFQPGDKVIPLYIPQCGECKFCKNPKTNLCQKIRLTQGRGLMPDGTTRFSCKGKSLFQFMGCSTFSEYTVVAEISLAKVDHRAPLDKVCLLGCGITTGYGAAVNTAKVEAGSTCAVFGLGALGLAAIMGCKAAGAARIIGVDLNPDKFQTAREFGATDVVNPKDHSKPIQEVLVEMTDGGVDYSFECVGNVAIMRAALEACHKGWGTSIIIGVAAAGQEISTRPFQLVTGRTWKGTAFGGYKSVESVPKLVEEYMNKKLKVDEFVTHTLPFENITDGFDLMHAGK; this comes from the exons ATGGAAACTGCAGGGAGG GTGATccgctgcagagctgcagtaGCATGGAAGGCTGGGGAACCGCTTgtgatggaggaggtggagttGGCGCCCCCTAAAGGTGGGGAAGTTCGTCTCAAG gTTGTAGCAACAGGAATCTGTCACACAGACTCTTACACACTAAGTGGATCGGATCCTGAGGGAGTGTTCCCGGTTGTGCTGGGCCACGAGGGAGCTGGCATCGTGGAGAGTGTTGGAGAGGGAGTCACCAAGTTTCAACCAG gaGACAAGGTCATACCCTTATATATCCCACAGTGTGGAGAGTGCAAGTTCTGTAAGAATCCCAAAACCAACCTGTGTCAAAAGATCAG GCTCACTCAGGGCAGAGGTTTGATGCCGGATGGGACAACCCGTTTCTCCTGCAAAGGCAAGAGCCTCTTCCAATTCATGGGCTGTAGCACTTTCTCCGAGTACACTGTGGTGGCTGAGATCTCACTGGCCAAAGTGGACCACAGAGCCCCCCTGGACAAGGTGTGTCTGCTGGGCTGTGGCATCACCACCGGGTATGGAGCTGCTGTAAACACAGCCAAG GTGGAGGCCGGCTCAACCTGTGCTGTGTTCGGCTTGGGGGCACTGGGTCTCGCTGCAATCATGGGCTGTAAAGCAGCCGGGGCAGCTAGGATTATTGGAGTGGATCTCAACCCCGACAAGTTTCAAACTGCTCGAGAGTTTGGTGCCACAGACGTGGTGAACCCGAAGGACCACAGCAAACCCATCCAAGAGGTCCTGGTGGAGATGACAGATGGAGGCGTGGACTACTCCTTTGAATGTGTTGGCAATGTAGCAATCATG AGGGCAGCACTGGAGGCCTGCCATAAAGGATGGGGCACCAGCATCATCATCGGGGTGGCAGCAGCAGGGCAAGAAATCTCCACCCGTCCGTTTCAGCTGGTGACCGGCCGCACCTGGAAAGGCACGGCTTTTGGAG GCTACAAGAGTGTGGAAAGTGTTCCCAAACTGGTGGAGGAGTACATGAACAAGAAGCTGAAAGTCGACGAGTTTGTGACTCATACCCTGCCCTTTGAGAACATCACTGATGGTTTTGATctaatgcatgctgggaaatg A
- the LOC109992144 gene encoding alcohol dehydrogenase class-3 chain L isoform X1, giving the protein METAGRVIRCRAAVAWKAGEPLVMEEVELAPPKGGEVRLKVVATGICHTDSYTLSGSDPEGVFPVVLGHEGAGIVESVGEGVTKFQPGDKVIPLYIPQCGECKFCKNPKTNLCQKIRLTQGRGLMPDGTTRFSCKGKSLFQFMGCSTFSEYTVVAEISLAKVDHRAPLDKVCLLGCGITTGYGAAVNTAKVEAGSTCAVFGLGALGLAAIMGCKAAGAARIIGVDLNPDKFQTAREFGATDVVNPKDHSKPIQEVLVEMTDGGVDYSFECVGNVAIMRAALEACHKGWGTSIIIGVAAAGQEISTRPFQLVTGRTWKGTAFGGYKSVESVPKLVEEYMNKKLKVDEFVTHTLPFENITDGFDLMHAGKCIRVVLQF; this is encoded by the exons ATGGAAACTGCAGGGAGG GTGATccgctgcagagctgcagtaGCATGGAAGGCTGGGGAACCGCTTgtgatggaggaggtggagttGGCGCCCCCTAAAGGTGGGGAAGTTCGTCTCAAG gTTGTAGCAACAGGAATCTGTCACACAGACTCTTACACACTAAGTGGATCGGATCCTGAGGGAGTGTTCCCGGTTGTGCTGGGCCACGAGGGAGCTGGCATCGTGGAGAGTGTTGGAGAGGGAGTCACCAAGTTTCAACCAG gaGACAAGGTCATACCCTTATATATCCCACAGTGTGGAGAGTGCAAGTTCTGTAAGAATCCCAAAACCAACCTGTGTCAAAAGATCAG GCTCACTCAGGGCAGAGGTTTGATGCCGGATGGGACAACCCGTTTCTCCTGCAAAGGCAAGAGCCTCTTCCAATTCATGGGCTGTAGCACTTTCTCCGAGTACACTGTGGTGGCTGAGATCTCACTGGCCAAAGTGGACCACAGAGCCCCCCTGGACAAGGTGTGTCTGCTGGGCTGTGGCATCACCACCGGGTATGGAGCTGCTGTAAACACAGCCAAG GTGGAGGCCGGCTCAACCTGTGCTGTGTTCGGCTTGGGGGCACTGGGTCTCGCTGCAATCATGGGCTGTAAAGCAGCCGGGGCAGCTAGGATTATTGGAGTGGATCTCAACCCCGACAAGTTTCAAACTGCTCGAGAGTTTGGTGCCACAGACGTGGTGAACCCGAAGGACCACAGCAAACCCATCCAAGAGGTCCTGGTGGAGATGACAGATGGAGGCGTGGACTACTCCTTTGAATGTGTTGGCAATGTAGCAATCATG AGGGCAGCACTGGAGGCCTGCCATAAAGGATGGGGCACCAGCATCATCATCGGGGTGGCAGCAGCAGGGCAAGAAATCTCCACCCGTCCGTTTCAGCTGGTGACCGGCCGCACCTGGAAAGGCACGGCTTTTGGAG GCTACAAGAGTGTGGAAAGTGTTCCCAAACTGGTGGAGGAGTACATGAACAAGAAGCTGAAAGTCGACGAGTTTGTGACTCATACCCTGCCCTTTGAGAACATCACTGATGGTTTTGATctaatgcatgctgggaaatg cATCCGGGTCGTCCTTCAGTTCTAG
- the LOC109992144 gene encoding alcohol dehydrogenase class-3 chain L isoform X3: MEEVELAPPKGGEVRLKVVATGICHTDSYTLSGSDPEGVFPVVLGHEGAGIVESVGEGVTKFQPGDKVIPLYIPQCGECKFCKNPKTNLCQKIRLTQGRGLMPDGTTRFSCKGKSLFQFMGCSTFSEYTVVAEISLAKVDHRAPLDKVCLLGCGITTGYGAAVNTAKVEAGSTCAVFGLGALGLAAIMGCKAAGAARIIGVDLNPDKFQTAREFGATDVVNPKDHSKPIQEVLVEMTDGGVDYSFECVGNVAIMRAALEACHKGWGTSIIIGVAAAGQEISTRPFQLVTGRTWKGTAFGGYKSVESVPKLVEEYMNKKLKVDEFVTHTLPFENITDGFDLMHAGKCIRVVLQF; encoded by the exons atggaggaggtggagttGGCGCCCCCTAAAGGTGGGGAAGTTCGTCTCAAG gTTGTAGCAACAGGAATCTGTCACACAGACTCTTACACACTAAGTGGATCGGATCCTGAGGGAGTGTTCCCGGTTGTGCTGGGCCACGAGGGAGCTGGCATCGTGGAGAGTGTTGGAGAGGGAGTCACCAAGTTTCAACCAG gaGACAAGGTCATACCCTTATATATCCCACAGTGTGGAGAGTGCAAGTTCTGTAAGAATCCCAAAACCAACCTGTGTCAAAAGATCAG GCTCACTCAGGGCAGAGGTTTGATGCCGGATGGGACAACCCGTTTCTCCTGCAAAGGCAAGAGCCTCTTCCAATTCATGGGCTGTAGCACTTTCTCCGAGTACACTGTGGTGGCTGAGATCTCACTGGCCAAAGTGGACCACAGAGCCCCCCTGGACAAGGTGTGTCTGCTGGGCTGTGGCATCACCACCGGGTATGGAGCTGCTGTAAACACAGCCAAG GTGGAGGCCGGCTCAACCTGTGCTGTGTTCGGCTTGGGGGCACTGGGTCTCGCTGCAATCATGGGCTGTAAAGCAGCCGGGGCAGCTAGGATTATTGGAGTGGATCTCAACCCCGACAAGTTTCAAACTGCTCGAGAGTTTGGTGCCACAGACGTGGTGAACCCGAAGGACCACAGCAAACCCATCCAAGAGGTCCTGGTGGAGATGACAGATGGAGGCGTGGACTACTCCTTTGAATGTGTTGGCAATGTAGCAATCATG AGGGCAGCACTGGAGGCCTGCCATAAAGGATGGGGCACCAGCATCATCATCGGGGTGGCAGCAGCAGGGCAAGAAATCTCCACCCGTCCGTTTCAGCTGGTGACCGGCCGCACCTGGAAAGGCACGGCTTTTGGAG GCTACAAGAGTGTGGAAAGTGTTCCCAAACTGGTGGAGGAGTACATGAACAAGAAGCTGAAAGTCGACGAGTTTGTGACTCATACCCTGCCCTTTGAGAACATCACTGATGGTTTTGATctaatgcatgctgggaaatg cATCCGGGTCGTCCTTCAGTTCTAG